A single Ziziphus jujuba cultivar Dongzao chromosome 11, ASM3175591v1 DNA region contains:
- the LOC107432399 gene encoding uncharacterized protein LOC107432399, protein MKFRKGSKVEVLSKKEVPSGSWRSAEIICGNGHNYTVRYDGFENAMNKTILERVSRKTIRPCPPQLEVLEGWVPGDVIEVFDNFSWKMATISKVLGQKYFLVRLLGSSWEYKVSKFDIRVRQSWQDDQWVVIGKGSRNCYSGKHEEIVILKDGQDSNFQIQKTNLRISSCLNDVSFPVKNKLNCHESHVASSKTLKRGSPYCYSQASAHAGAAQKVRVAEDGARCYRVIAANPPMLARQVDVSLPRDVPREKEKYASFKLKTTGFPEVDMERMKPSGTAGGSFAVDLESNDADSVRCSVGSCSIASNGSYKSHYRVSAGPTEDFDDSFCDTASTCQSRYEEGNCHLPEKDELAAEIHRLELHAYRCTMEALHASGPLSWEQEELVTNLRLSLHITNDEHLMELRNLVSADTDIMF, encoded by the exons ATGAAATTCAGAAAAGGAAGCAAAGTGGAAGTTTTAAGCAAAAAGGAGGTGCCTTCTGGCTCCTGGCGTTCTGCTGAGATCATATGTGGTAATGGCCACAACTACACTGTTAGATATGATGGATTTGAGAATGCCATGAATAAGACCATTCTCGAGAGGGTGTCCAGGAAGACCATTAGGCCTTGCCCTCCTCAACTGGAGGTTTTGGAGGGTTGGGTTCCTGGTGATGTCATAGAGGTCTTTGACAATTTTTCTTGGAAAATGGCAACAATCTCAAAGGTTTTGGGACAGAAGTACTTTTTGGTCAGGTTACTTGGATCCTCTTGGGAATATAAAGTCAGTAAATTTGACATCAGAGTTAGACAGTCTTGGCAAGATGATCAATGGGTTGTTATTGGAAAG GGTTCTAGAAATTGCTATAGTGGGAAACATGAAGAAATTGTAATTCTGAAGGACGGTCAGGATTCTAACTTCCAAATTCAGAAGACAAACTTGAGGATAAGTTCATGCCTAAATGATGTTTCTTTTCCTGttaagaataaattaaattgccACGAATCTCACGTTGCCTCCTCTAAAACTCTAAAGAGAGGATCACCTTATTGCTATTCTCAAGCTAGTGCACATGCTGGAGCTGCACAGAAAGTTAGAGTAGCTGAGGATGGGGCTAGGTGTTACCGAGTGATTGCTGCCAATCCACCCATGTTAGCTAGACAGGTAGATGTTTCTTTACCAAGAGACGTGCCTcgtgaaaaggaaaaatatgctTCATTTAAGCTCAAAACAACTGGTTTTCCTGAAGTGGATATGGAGAGGATGAAACCAAGTGGCACTGCTGGGGGTTCATTTGCAGTAGACTTAGAATCAAATGATGCTGATAGTGTTAGATGCTCTGTTGGTAGTTGTAGCATCGCTAGCAACGGTTCGTATAAGTCACACTATCGTGTTTCTGCAGGTCCTACTGAAGATTTTGACGATAGTTTTTGTGATACTGCATCTACTTGTCAGTCGAGATATGAAGAAGGAAACTGCCACCTTCCAGAAAAGGATGAATTGGCTGCTGAGATCCATAGGTTAGAGTTGCATGCCTATCGCTGCACCATGGAGGCATTGCATGCATCAGGGCCTTTAAGTTGGGAACAAGAAGAATTGGTGACAAATCTTCGTCTTTCGCTCCATATAACAAATGACGAACATTTGATGGAGCTAAGAAACTTGGTTTCTGCAGATACTGACATTATGTTTTGA
- the LOC107432436 gene encoding protein arginine N-methyltransferase PRMT10 — protein MGSFPNRVVDGRSSTSNGGASVVDKGVDFAQYFCTYAFLYHQKEMLSDRVRMDSYFNAIFQNKHHFHEKTVLDVGTGSGILAIWSAQAGARKVYAVEATKMAEHARALVIANNLQDVVEVIEGSIEDVTLPEKVDVIISEWMGYFLLRESMFDSVICARDRWLKPTGVMYPSHARMWIAPIRSGLGDQKMSDYRSAMDEWYGFVDETKTYYGVDMSVLTKPFSEEQRKYYLQTSMWNNLHPHQVIGTAAVVKDIDCLTATVDDILEVRGSVSSSITLENTRLCGFGGWFDVHFRGSKDDPAQQQIELTTAPSINDSTHWGQQGFPFHPPVRVTEGDNLNISFSMNRSKENHRLMEIEFGCEITQCSGNMVPCFRNKFFIE, from the exons aTGGGGAGCTTCCCAAACCGCGTCGTAGACGGCCGAAGCTCCACCAGTAATGGCGGTGCTTCTGTGGTGGATAAGGGAGTGGATTTTGCCCAATATTTTTGCACCTACGCCTTCCTTTACCACCAGAAGGAGATGCTCTCCGACCGAGTTCGCATGGACTCTTACTTCAACGCCATCTTTCAGAACAAGCACCACTTCCATGAAAAG ACTGTGTTGGATGTGGGAACTGGGAGTGGCATTCTGGCAATCTGGTCAGCTCAAGCGGGTGCAAGGAAGGTTTATGCCGTAGAAGCCACGAAGATGGCAGAACATGCTCGAGCGCTTGTGATAGCAAATAATCTTCAAGATGTGGTTGAAGTGATTGAGGGTTCTATAGAAGATGTTACTCTCCCAGAGAAAG TGGATGTAATTATCTCCGAGTGGATGGGATATTTTCTTCTGCGTGAGTCTATGTTTGATTCTGTAATATGTGCTCGTGACCGTTGGTTGAAGCCAACTGGAGTAAT GTATCCAAGTCATGCTCGTATGTGGATAGCACCTATCAGGTCTGGATTGGGAGATCAAAAAATGAGCGATTATAGATCAGCTATGGATGAATGGTATGGTTTTGTGGATGAAACAAAAACTTATTATGGTGTTGATATGAGTGTTCTAACAAAACCGTTCTCTGAAGAGCAAAGGAAATACTATCTACAG aCATCAATGTGGAACAATCTTCATCCACATCAAGTTATTGGGACTGCTGCCGTAGTAAAGGACATTGACTGTTTAACTGCCACTGTGGATGACATCCTTGAAGTTCGTGGAAGTGTTTCTTCGTCAATTACTTTAGAAAACACAAGACTCTGTGGGTTTGGGGGATGGTTTGATGTTCATTTTCGG GGAAGCAAAGATGACCCAGCTCAGCAACAAATTGAGTTGACAACTGCTCCTAGTATAAATGATAGCACACATTGGGGTCAACAG GGGTTCCCCTTTCACCCTCCAGTTCGTGTCACTGAAGGGGACAACTtgaatatttctttctcaatgAATCGCTCAAAGGAGAATCATCGATTAATGGAGATTGAGTTTGGCTGTGAGATTACACAGTGTTCTGGCAACATGGTTCCATGTTTCAGGAATAAATTCTTCATAGAGTGA